The Pelotomaculum isophthalicicum JI genomic interval TTGTTGCCAACAATAAATTTAATTATTTTATTATCTTTTGTTGCAATAACTGTCTGTGTATCAGGGAACCAGTTTACCTCTGCTCCAATCGCTTCAAAAATTGCTCTTAGTGGAACAAGCGTGTGGTCATCTTCAATGATCGGTGGCACATCAAATTCCAAGGGATTTTGGTTGAGTAGGACTTTAATCTGTGGCAAAACATTAATTTCTGCTGTAAATGTTTTTAACGGCATTCTTGATTCCCATGGTCTGATGTACCAAAGACATATCGTTGTTTTTCCGGTTTTTGAAGCTTTATAAGACCAACATTCTTTTTCCTCAGCGCCGATAATAGGTGGTTTTTCTGCTAGGGCTTGTGTATTACGAAATTCGTGCCCTGTTTCTTCCATTATGTAAGAATCTGGTTTTGTACTGTAATTCCATGAATAACCTGTTGATGGATTACTATCTAGAATCAAATCTACAGTTTGTTCTTCTTGTATGTACAATACTTCTCCATTATTATTTTCGTTTAAATAGATTTGTCCTGCTGTAGCATTAACCGGATTCATTAAACATAATAACAAAAACAGTAATAATAAATATTTATTCATTATTAACCCACCTTTTATATTAGACGTGTTTAAATAAATGTTGGTTCAGCCTAAAGTAATTATAATCTGCGAGACGAGTAGAGGTATGTTGTGCGATTTGGTAAAAGGAATGTGCGGGGTGGCTGCTGTGGCAGCATTGATTTAACACTAAAGTGGTAGATAATTTAACCAATAGGATTATTGTCTAATCTTTTTTTTGATAATACAACTAGAAAAACCTTTTTGCGCTTGGCCACTCTCAAGAGTGGCTTTTTCTTTCTCTTGGCAGAATAATTTCCCTCCCCGCTGAACTATATAATGGACCCAGAAAATCGGACAGCCAAAAGTTGTAAATACTAAGAAGCCCAAATTCCTGCTTGTAACGCTTAATTTTGAGATCATGCTATATCTTTAAGTTTTAATGGAGCAATATAGCTGTTTCCGGAACAACGAAGTTGAGATATTGGCAGGGCACGTATCAAAAGATCATGTACACTTATTGGTATCAGTACCGCCGCATCTGTCAGTGAGCAAGCTTGTGCAATATATAAAGTGGTATAGTTCAAGGAAATTGCTGATGGAACACAAGGAACTAAACAAACAGTTCTGGGGACAATACTTATAGGCGAGAGGATATTTTGCGGCAAGCAGCGCAAATGTCACAGATGAAGTAATTATGGAATATATAAAGACCCAGGATATGGAAGAAAACCAGAGGGCGGATAGTTTTACGCTAGGAGATTTTTAAGCCGCTTTAGCGGCTATTACCAACCAACCTGCTTTAGCAGGTTGTGGTTGAGTTAGTTGACCAAAGCTATGGGGCTTTTGTTTGTTTATTGAAATGTTTGCTGAATATACACAAAGTAGACACAACTTGGTAACACTTATATGTTAATATTAAAATGATGAAGGCAACCGGTTAGCTGCCGGATTAATACACCCTTATCAACAACCACACATCTTTCTCCCGCAAAGCTCGTCTTTTATTAAGGCGGGCTTTCTACTCTCCAAAAATTATTCTCATTTCAGCAGAATGCTACATTATTTACCGCGAACATATATTTGTTCTTGGGGGTGATTATATGTCCCGCATGGAACTGCTTACAGAGATAGAGCGGCTGCGGGCTGAAATGCATGGGCTGTATGTCGCGGGGGTTGGCTATGATAAGGTGTTAGAGATTAACCAGAGGTTAGATAGGTTGATAGTGAAGTTAATAAGAATATCGCTGGTTAGGGCGCTATAATTTGATATCTTTATTCAGGTGGCCAAAATATTCCTAATATCATGAATGTAGGATATGGATACCTTGTTCCAACTATAAAGTATGAGTCACGGTCGCCATACCAAAACTTATCAAGCCATTTTTCTTTTATTTTTTTCATAAGCGTCTTTGCATCGTATTTATACCGTCAGCCGCGAAAAGCTTCATATATTTCCCAGTCAATTAACAAAGATCATACCCTTTGCAATTTGGATCACTGCAAAGTGATCCCCATGACCAAGCTATACCGCCAACCCGTTGCACCTTGGTAAACATGTGACCTGCAGATGTAGATTACTTGATAACCTGCTGCAACCGCTTCAGATGCATGTTCCTCTGAGTGAGGTAAATTGGGCATTACCGCAAAAGTCATGGGGCAGTTGATGCTGAACATTTCCTTAACGCCTGTGGTATCAGCCCCGCCAAAATCATCAATAACAATAGCGATTTTTGGATCGTCAACCAAAACAGAGGTTTGCCTATATTTATTGGTAGTGGAGTTAAATATTATAAATAGCACAGTTATTGAAATTACAGTAACTATAATATAATATTTTTTTTCGCTTAATTATAAAAAACAGATATCTTCTTTTCATTAAACACCCAATAGTATTAATGTGAAAATTCTCTTTTAATACTACGCGAATATTAATGTTCTTATGTATGTCAACACCTTGCATGAGTCCAGACCCTCCCTGCTGCATTACCGCGAGCCAGGACCGCCGCGCTACCGGTGCGAGACTGAGCAGGGGTTAGTGTGCGATTTAGTGAAGGATCGGGTAGGGTGGGTGCTGGAGAGGGTTTGGGATTGAATCAGTAGCCATAAAACAAAAACCCGGTCCATTATTGGATCAGGTTTTTGCTAAGGAGGTCTATACGGCAATCGGAACCGTGGCTAATATAACTTATTCCGGTGGTTTAAAATGGGTGCATAACCATTGATTAACATTTTTATCGCTCTTGCATATTATGTAAAAAATCGAAAGGAGTGATATAGATGGCATTCGGCGTAGATGGTGCTGGTTGCGGCACCGGTTGCGGAACTGGTTTTGGTAATTTCGGGTTTATTATTTTCTTGATCTTCATCCTGCTCATCTTTGGTGTGAGCTGTTGCGGAGGTTGTATTTAAGTACGAATGTCTTATAAGAGGGGGGGATTTCCGTGTCTGAAGTTAAATCACAAGTAGTTAAATCTGAGGAAGCTTGTGGAATCGGTTGCGGTTGTGGTAGCCCAGCGTTCATAGTCTTCTTGATTTTGATCCTTCTCGTTTTTGGCGTGGGCTGCGGCTGTATCTAAACTATAAAAACCCAAAATTGAAGGATGTGTTTATAGCCACCGGTTTTATACGCCGGTGGTTATGATTTTGATAATAGTAAAAAATACTTGCGGATGTGAATATATTAGCGTAACCACGATGCCGGGGTCTCTCTTTTTTCTTAGAAGGATAATTTTCCTTCCCTGCCGAACTACTCCCCATATTCATGTGCAAGAAAAAGGAACTTCGATGTCTACAACTTTGGCGTATTGAATAGCTGAATAGTATTGTTAAAGTACATTGCACTGGAGGGACTAGTTATTTTTGGGTTTGGAATAAATAATAA includes:
- a CDS encoding aspartyl-phosphate phosphatase Spo0E family protein, which codes for MSRMELLTEIERLRAEMHGLYVAGVGYDKVLEINQRLDRLIVKLIRISLVRAL
- a CDS encoding stalk domain-containing protein, with translation MNKYLLLLFLLLCLMNPVNATAGQIYLNENNNGEVLYIQEEQTVDLILDSNPSTGYSWNYSTKPDSYIMEETGHEFRNTQALAEKPPIIGAEEKECWSYKASKTGKTTICLWYIRPWESRMPLKTFTAEINVLPQIKVLLNQNPLEFDVPPIIEDDHTLVPLRAIFEAIGAEVNWFPDTQTVIATKDNKIIKFIVGNNTASINGTDVQLEVPSIIIKNSVMVPLRFILEALGYKVEWDGNNTINIYS
- the tnpA gene encoding IS200/IS605 family transposase, encoding MEQYSCFRNNEVEILAGHVSKDHVHLLVSVPPHLSVSKLVQYIKWYSSRKLLMEHKELNKQFWGQYL
- a CDS encoding divergent polysaccharide deacetylase family protein, with the protein product MVDDPKIAIVIDDFGGADTTGVKEMFSINCPMTFAVMPNLPHSEEHASEAVAAGYQVIYICRSHVYQGATGWRYSLVMGITLQ